The following coding sequences are from one Gossypium hirsutum isolate 1008001.06 chromosome A12, Gossypium_hirsutum_v2.1, whole genome shotgun sequence window:
- the LOC107933485 gene encoding luc7-like protein 3 isoform X2 yields the protein MLRCCWFFFLSFEKSSRHDAYVAKFEAELAKFCEKLVMDLDRRVRRGRERLAQEVEPAPPAPLSAEKSEQLSVLEEKIKNLLEQVESLGEAGKVDEAEALMRKVEALNAEKTVLTQQPQNDKVLMLAQEKKMALCEVCGSFLVANDAAERTQSHVTGKQHIGYGMVRDFISEFKEAKEKAREEEKLAREKEAEERRKQKKEYQSRRSRSDSGDRDKYRDRDKDSDRYQDRDLDRERSREWSGRGSRDGEREWRYKNGRDGGRDRHHNRSRSRSPGRHSHRRSSRSPVRRY from the exons ATGCTAAGGTGTTGCTGGTTTTTCTTTTTGAG TTTTGAGAAGTCCTCCAGACACGATGCTTATGTGGCCAAATTTGAAGCTGAACTGGCTAAGTTCTGTGAGAAATTG GTGATGGACCTTGACAGAAGAGTTAGGCGAGGACGAGAACGCCTTGCTCAAGAGGTGGAGCCAGCACCACCTGCTCCACTATCTGCAGAGAAGTCTGAACAGTTATCTGTCTtggaggaaaaaataaaaaatctgcTGGAGCAAGTGGAGAGTCTTGGCGAAGCTGGAAAGGTGGATGAAGCTGAGGCACTTATGAGAAAG GTGGAGGCACTTAATGCTGAGAAGACAGTGTTGACTCAGCAACCTCAGAATGATAAAGTATTGATGCTTGCGCAGGAGAAAAAAATGGCTCTGTGTGAGgtttgtggatcttttctagttGCTAATGATGCTGCTGAGAGAACTCAGTCCCATGTTACAGGAAAGCAACATATTGGTTATGGAATGGTTCGGGATTTCATCTCTGAGTTCAAG GAAGCAAAGGAGAAAGCAAGGGAAGAGGAAAAATTAGCTAGAGAAAAAGAAGCTGAAGAACGGAGAAAGCAGAAGAAGGAATATCAGAGTAGGAGGAGCAGAAGTGATTCAGGGGATAGAGACAAATATCGCGATCGAGACAAGGATTCTGACAGATACCAGGATCGTGATTTGGATCGTGAAAGGTCTCGAGAGTGGAGCGGGAGAGGTAGTAGGGATGGAGAGAGAGAATGGAGGTACAAGAATGGTAGAGATGGAGGCAGGGATAGGCACCATAATCGCAGCAGGTCCCGTTCCCCTGGTAGACATAGTCACAGGAGGTCCTCGAGAAGTCCTGTTCGCCGATATTAG
- the LOC107933485 gene encoding luc7-like protein 3 isoform X1, whose amino-acid sequence MDAQRALLDELMGTARNLTEEEKKGYRELRWDDKEVCAFYMVRFCPHDLFVNTRSDLGQCPRVHDPKLKESFEKSSRHDAYVAKFEAELAKFCEKLVMDLDRRVRRGRERLAQEVEPAPPAPLSAEKSEQLSVLEEKIKNLLEQVESLGEAGKVDEAEALMRKVEALNAEKTVLTQQPQNDKVLMLAQEKKMALCEVCGSFLVANDAAERTQSHVTGKQHIGYGMVRDFISEFKEAKEKAREEEKLAREKEAEERRKQKKEYQSRRSRSDSGDRDKYRDRDKDSDRYQDRDLDRERSREWSGRGSRDGEREWRYKNGRDGGRDRHHNRSRSRSPGRHSHRRSSRSPVRRY is encoded by the exons ATGGATGCACAACGAGCTCTGCTTGATGAACTTATGGGAACGG CTCGTAATTTAACGGAGGAAGAGAAAAAGGGATACAGGGAACTTCGATGGGATGACAAAGAGGTTTGTGCATTTTATATGGTTCGCTTTTGTCCTCACGACCTCTTCGTCAACACTCGGAGTGATCTCG GACAATGCCCTAGAGTTCATGATCCAAAATTGAAAGAAAG TTTTGAGAAGTCCTCCAGACACGATGCTTATGTGGCCAAATTTGAAGCTGAACTGGCTAAGTTCTGTGAGAAATTG GTGATGGACCTTGACAGAAGAGTTAGGCGAGGACGAGAACGCCTTGCTCAAGAGGTGGAGCCAGCACCACCTGCTCCACTATCTGCAGAGAAGTCTGAACAGTTATCTGTCTtggaggaaaaaataaaaaatctgcTGGAGCAAGTGGAGAGTCTTGGCGAAGCTGGAAAGGTGGATGAAGCTGAGGCACTTATGAGAAAG GTGGAGGCACTTAATGCTGAGAAGACAGTGTTGACTCAGCAACCTCAGAATGATAAAGTATTGATGCTTGCGCAGGAGAAAAAAATGGCTCTGTGTGAGgtttgtggatcttttctagttGCTAATGATGCTGCTGAGAGAACTCAGTCCCATGTTACAGGAAAGCAACATATTGGTTATGGAATGGTTCGGGATTTCATCTCTGAGTTCAAG GAAGCAAAGGAGAAAGCAAGGGAAGAGGAAAAATTAGCTAGAGAAAAAGAAGCTGAAGAACGGAGAAAGCAGAAGAAGGAATATCAGAGTAGGAGGAGCAGAAGTGATTCAGGGGATAGAGACAAATATCGCGATCGAGACAAGGATTCTGACAGATACCAGGATCGTGATTTGGATCGTGAAAGGTCTCGAGAGTGGAGCGGGAGAGGTAGTAGGGATGGAGAGAGAGAATGGAGGTACAAGAATGGTAGAGATGGAGGCAGGGATAGGCACCATAATCGCAGCAGGTCCCGTTCCCCTGGTAGACATAGTCACAGGAGGTCCTCGAGAAGTCCTGTTCGCCGATATTAG